One genomic region from Microcella humidisoli encodes:
- a CDS encoding ABC transporter ATP-binding protein: MPDSAENVAAPLIEVRGVTVRYDIARTGTSLMAVEGVNLDIAEGEFVTVLGPSGCGKTTVMNVIAGLVQPTEGTVTVDGRIVTGPGPDRAVVFQDYALLPWRSVFDNVRFGLEMQSTLNSGDWRERVQNAIELVGLAGFEQSYPRELSGGMQQRVGLARAIVAEPRILLMDEPLGAVDALTREVMRDEIEKLITATGKTVIFITHSIEEAILLGDRIVVFKSHPGAVLEEITVDLPRPRSERGAQSDPRYLELRDHLWDVLQNEATAASRGGQGS; the protein is encoded by the coding sequence ATGCCAGACTCCGCAGAGAACGTTGCTGCGCCGCTGATCGAGGTGCGCGGCGTGACGGTGCGATACGACATCGCCCGCACCGGGACGAGCCTGATGGCCGTCGAAGGTGTCAACCTCGACATCGCCGAGGGCGAGTTCGTCACCGTCCTGGGCCCGAGCGGTTGCGGCAAGACGACCGTCATGAACGTCATCGCCGGCCTCGTGCAGCCCACGGAGGGCACCGTCACCGTCGACGGACGCATCGTGACCGGGCCGGGCCCTGACCGCGCCGTCGTCTTCCAGGACTACGCGCTGCTGCCATGGCGCTCGGTCTTCGACAACGTGCGTTTCGGGCTCGAAATGCAGTCGACACTGAACTCGGGCGACTGGCGCGAGCGCGTGCAGAACGCGATCGAACTCGTGGGTCTCGCAGGCTTCGAGCAGTCGTACCCGCGGGAGCTGTCCGGCGGCATGCAGCAGCGGGTCGGACTCGCGCGGGCCATCGTCGCTGAGCCTCGCATCCTGCTCATGGACGAGCCCCTCGGTGCCGTCGACGCTCTCACCCGAGAGGTCATGCGCGATGAGATCGAGAAACTCATCACCGCTACCGGCAAGACCGTCATCTTCATCACGCACTCGATCGAAGAGGCCATCCTCTTGGGTGACCGCATCGTTGTGTTCAAGAGCCACCCCGGCGCGGTTCTCGAGGAGATCACCGTTGATCTCCCTCGGCCGCGGTCAGAGCGTGGGGCGCAGTCTGACCCGAGGTACCTGGAGCTGCGCGACCACTTGTGGGACGTGCTCCAGAACGAGGCCACTGCAGCATCACGGGGAGGACAGGGATCGTGA
- a CDS encoding LLM class flavin-dependent oxidoreductase: MKFGLLLPHFGEHASKDKLLEGSILAEKMGFDSVWVRDHLVFEPHGEMEKPNRTFYDAMITLTAIGAVTEKIELGTGSLIPFRHPLVTALMAGTMTQLVGDRLILGFGAGTFDHEFEAIGWGDLDRVEAVRSNAEILKRVFTENDVTYDDGIFSFENVTIEPKPVGGRIPFWYCGATPRSARLAVEYADGWMPGRISMATLEKRIATMTELSAEAGRSLPTIAVIPPTSIESTREEALKHVNIPGLLAWANKAKFAVKPPSGTFETVDDLEGQLILGNPEQAVEQLKKFESVGVEHLVFDFRFKFDKYFEQIELLGTEVLPKMR; this comes from the coding sequence ATGAAATTCGGACTCCTGCTGCCGCACTTCGGTGAGCACGCGAGCAAGGACAAGCTGCTCGAAGGTTCCATTCTCGCCGAGAAGATGGGTTTCGACTCGGTCTGGGTGCGCGATCACCTGGTCTTCGAGCCTCACGGCGAGATGGAGAAACCGAACCGTACGTTCTACGACGCCATGATCACCCTCACGGCGATCGGTGCTGTGACCGAGAAGATCGAGCTCGGCACGGGCTCGCTCATCCCGTTCCGGCACCCGCTCGTCACGGCCCTCATGGCCGGCACCATGACGCAGCTCGTCGGCGACCGACTCATCCTTGGGTTCGGGGCTGGCACCTTCGACCACGAGTTCGAAGCGATCGGTTGGGGCGACCTCGACCGGGTCGAGGCCGTGCGTTCCAACGCCGAGATTCTCAAGCGCGTCTTCACCGAGAACGACGTCACCTACGACGACGGCATCTTCTCGTTCGAGAACGTCACGATCGAACCGAAGCCGGTGGGCGGTCGCATTCCGTTCTGGTACTGCGGTGCGACGCCGCGTTCCGCTCGCCTCGCGGTGGAGTACGCCGATGGCTGGATGCCCGGACGCATCTCGATGGCGACGTTGGAGAAGCGCATCGCCACGATGACCGAGCTCTCGGCTGAAGCGGGCCGTTCGTTGCCGACCATCGCGGTGATTCCTCCCACGAGCATCGAGTCCACACGCGAAGAGGCGCTCAAGCACGTCAACATCCCTGGTTTGCTCGCGTGGGCCAACAAGGCGAAGTTCGCGGTGAAGCCGCCGTCGGGCACGTTCGAGACGGTCGACGACCTCGAGGGGCAGTTGATTCTGGGCAACCCCGAGCAGGCCGTGGAGCAGCTCAAGAAGTTCGAGTCGGTCGGCGTCGAGCACCTGGTGTTCGACTTCCGGTTCAAGTTCGACAAGTATTTCGAGCAGATCGAGCTGCTGGGCACTGAGGTGCTTCCGAAGATGCGCTGA
- a CDS encoding dihydroorotase, producing the protein MTIDLRLSGGRIATPHGVVDADLLVSGERIAGIVSRETAVDAARTIDVTGKLVLPGMVDVHVHTREPGYTHKEDIRTTTEQAAAGGVTTIFGMPNLDPPTTDTATLRDVFGMYERSSIVDYNHNPAPTKLDEVVAMSEMGIRAYKIYMVVDTGRTYPHPAGTGMHDHGHLLQLMDIIATTGKRFIIHPHDQALMDYIEGEILARGENTPQGYATAYAAREGVIWDTAIDVVLRLAEASGCPIHIAHIQTPRSIEAVRRAKANGVDVTCEVNHWAPFLSTWDDVERLGPYALSYWLPDENRAAVWEGMRDGTIDIASSDHAPHTREEKEVGWTEMWSAHTGTPGIQYYYPLMLDAVNKGQLTLDRVVDMVATQPAAAFGLEGVKGVLEVGADADIVVADLNAPWTITNDGVLSRIEWTCYDGREISARIDRTFVRGHEVFADGVVTGAPGTGKLALSSTDREGNAR; encoded by the coding sequence GTGACCATCGACCTTCGATTGAGTGGCGGGCGCATTGCGACGCCCCATGGCGTCGTTGACGCCGACCTGCTTGTGAGCGGTGAACGCATCGCCGGCATCGTCTCGCGCGAGACGGCCGTGGATGCTGCGCGCACGATCGACGTGACCGGCAAGCTCGTGCTGCCAGGCATGGTCGACGTGCACGTGCACACGCGCGAGCCCGGCTACACCCACAAGGAGGACATCCGCACGACGACCGAGCAGGCGGCGGCCGGCGGGGTGACGACGATCTTCGGTATGCCGAATCTCGATCCCCCCACGACCGACACCGCGACCTTGCGCGATGTCTTCGGCATGTACGAGCGCAGCTCGATCGTCGATTACAACCACAACCCTGCGCCGACGAAGCTCGACGAGGTCGTGGCAATGAGCGAGATGGGCATCCGTGCCTACAAGATCTACATGGTCGTCGATACGGGCCGCACCTACCCGCACCCCGCTGGCACCGGCATGCACGACCACGGTCACCTGCTGCAGCTCATGGACATCATCGCCACGACGGGCAAGCGGTTCATCATCCACCCGCACGACCAGGCGCTGATGGACTACATCGAGGGTGAGATTCTGGCCCGCGGCGAGAACACTCCGCAGGGATACGCGACGGCGTACGCGGCTCGCGAGGGCGTGATCTGGGACACCGCGATTGATGTTGTCCTGCGGCTTGCCGAAGCGTCGGGGTGCCCGATCCACATCGCGCACATTCAGACGCCCCGCTCGATCGAGGCCGTGCGCCGCGCGAAGGCTAACGGCGTCGACGTCACGTGTGAGGTCAACCACTGGGCGCCGTTCCTATCGACGTGGGATGACGTCGAACGGCTCGGCCCGTACGCGCTGTCGTACTGGCTGCCCGACGAGAACCGGGCCGCCGTCTGGGAGGGCATGCGCGACGGCACGATCGACATCGCCTCGAGCGACCACGCGCCGCACACGCGCGAGGAGAAAGAGGTCGGTTGGACCGAGATGTGGAGCGCCCACACCGGCACCCCGGGCATCCAGTACTACTACCCGCTCATGCTCGATGCCGTGAACAAGGGTCAACTCACGCTTGACCGAGTCGTCGACATGGTGGCAACGCAGCCTGCCGCTGCTTTCGGTCTCGAGGGAGTCAAGGGCGTGCTCGAGGTCGGGGCCGATGCCGACATCGTGGTCGCCGACCTCAACGCGCCGTGGACCATCACGAACGACGGTGTGCTCTCGCGCATCGAGTGGACCTGCTACGACGGGCGCGAGATCTCGGCCCGGATCGACCGCACCTTCGTGCGCGGCCATGAAGTCTTCGCCGATGGCGTCGTCACCGGCGCCCCCGGTACCGGAAAGCTCGCACTGTCGAGCACTGACAGAGAAGGAAACGCACGATGA
- a CDS encoding alpha/beta hydrolase, with protein sequence MRETAVEFYSEGDRIAALWRTPDTDGPYRAIVQGPGWLGLKDAKLYVRYHEALIAAGFGVLIIDYRGFGDSGGDRGVLSPSRQLQDLVNAVTYLTTRDDVIVDAIGTFGTGGTGGGNAILLAGADARIKAAVSQVPVSDGEDWLHRMRQEHEWLAYLAALDDDRKQRVLTGEGRRVHPREDIMVPTPERRATTIKADVDDRIPSSISLSAAEEIIAYKPIVTARTLDTPLLVIGVAGDATTPTDHAEALYEAARGPKQLIMQHHTTHYAAYDRYWEQTTPRIVEWFDRYVRPSDVEIRTTLPAESGETIENLETPQ encoded by the coding sequence GTGAGAGAGACAGCAGTCGAGTTCTACAGCGAAGGAGATCGCATTGCTGCGCTCTGGCGTACACCTGACACCGACGGCCCGTATCGGGCGATCGTTCAAGGGCCGGGGTGGCTCGGCCTGAAAGACGCCAAGCTCTACGTGCGCTATCACGAGGCGCTCATCGCCGCCGGCTTCGGCGTGCTCATCATCGACTACCGCGGCTTCGGCGACTCTGGCGGCGATCGCGGCGTGCTCTCGCCCTCGCGCCAGCTCCAAGACCTCGTCAACGCGGTCACCTACCTCACGACGCGCGACGACGTCATCGTCGACGCGATCGGAACCTTCGGCACCGGCGGCACTGGCGGTGGCAACGCAATTCTGCTCGCCGGTGCCGATGCTCGCATCAAGGCCGCCGTCAGCCAGGTGCCCGTCTCCGACGGCGAAGACTGGCTCCACCGCATGCGCCAAGAGCACGAGTGGCTCGCCTACCTCGCTGCGCTCGATGATGATCGCAAGCAGCGAGTGCTGACCGGCGAAGGTCGGCGCGTGCATCCGCGCGAAGACATCATGGTGCCGACCCCCGAGCGTCGTGCAACCACGATCAAGGCCGATGTCGACGACCGCATCCCGAGTTCGATCTCTCTCTCGGCGGCCGAGGAGATCATCGCCTACAAGCCCATCGTCACGGCTCGCACTCTCGACACCCCGCTGCTCGTCATCGGTGTCGCGGGTGACGCCACGACACCGACGGATCACGCGGAAGCGCTCTACGAGGCAGCGCGCGGCCCGAAGCAGCTCATCATGCAGCACCACACCACGCACTACGCGGCGTACGACCGCTACTGGGAGCAGACCACCCCGCGCATCGTCGAGTGGTTCGACCGCTACGTGCGGCCGAGCGACGTCGAGATTCGCACGACCCTGCCGGCCGAGTCCGGCGAGACCATCGAGAACCTGGAGACACCGCAGTGA
- a CDS encoding TIGR03557 family F420-dependent LLM class oxidoreductase, with translation MRPVHVGYAAMSGGVPPRELVELCRLAEHAGFSGVMAADQLQPWLPVHDEAPHVWTLLAAIAEHTNGDLGPGAVAPIHTVHPFVIAQASATLAALHPGRHWLGIGAGEALSAHIAGRYWPEAPERLEMMWEAVDVIRKLFSGKEVRHRGEYVALEKSRLWTIDEKPPVLIATDGPVTARRAGREADGIITTASSVEKVAALMSRFDEGARDAGRSPSSLLKVLRVQLSWAPTQEEAERAAVEQWPMAAFGAVKSDLRSPYDVEQLTRRVRADDLHGRLLITSDPDVIRAQLQRYLDLGIDRLYLHNVGQHQRDWIATAGREIVPRLTA, from the coding sequence ATGAGACCCGTGCACGTCGGATACGCCGCGATGAGCGGTGGAGTACCGCCTCGCGAACTCGTCGAACTCTGCCGGCTCGCCGAGCATGCGGGATTCTCCGGAGTCATGGCGGCTGACCAGCTGCAGCCGTGGTTGCCCGTGCACGACGAAGCACCGCACGTCTGGACCCTGCTCGCGGCAATCGCTGAGCATACGAACGGCGACCTCGGCCCCGGGGCGGTCGCTCCGATCCACACCGTGCACCCCTTCGTGATCGCCCAGGCGAGCGCGACGCTCGCCGCTCTGCACCCGGGTCGACACTGGCTCGGCATCGGCGCAGGGGAGGCGCTCAGCGCCCACATCGCGGGTCGGTACTGGCCGGAGGCACCCGAGCGTCTCGAAATGATGTGGGAAGCCGTCGACGTGATCCGAAAGCTCTTCAGCGGCAAAGAGGTGCGACACCGCGGAGAGTACGTCGCCCTTGAGAAGAGCCGACTCTGGACGATTGACGAGAAGCCCCCCGTGCTCATCGCGACTGACGGCCCCGTGACCGCCCGGCGCGCCGGTCGTGAAGCAGACGGCATCATCACGACGGCATCGTCGGTCGAGAAGGTGGCCGCGCTCATGTCCCGCTTCGACGAGGGCGCCCGCGACGCCGGACGCTCACCCTCAAGCCTTCTCAAAGTGCTGAGGGTGCAACTCTCATGGGCTCCGACGCAGGAAGAGGCCGAACGAGCCGCCGTGGAGCAGTGGCCGATGGCGGCTTTCGGCGCCGTCAAGAGCGACCTCCGGAGCCCGTATGACGTCGAGCAGCTCACGCGTCGAGTACGGGCCGACGACTTGCACGGCCGTCTGCTCATCACGAGCGACCCCGACGTCATCCGCGCGCAACTGCAGCGATACCTCGACCTTGGCATCGACCGTCTGTACCTGCACAACGTTGGCCAGCACCAGCGCGACTGGATCGCGACCGCAGGCCGAGAGATCGTGCCTCGCTTGACGGCGTGA
- a CDS encoding MFS transporter has product MRPRPELAAATAGAVVLTGVQGIVPALPELQRALGLDDPAVSLVMLVYVLAGAVSAIPAGALADRIGARPVMVVALVAFGLVSITPVVVPETWMLVLARTVQGASFGVVLSLSVSVLADSVDRSRQAAAQSRRVVVMSSTEAALPLVAGVLVVAAGWQSALLLGALALPVAALCWWGLPAGAPVRHLSGRASFHLAVRAATSRDGLGVQALGFVRFLLKFAALSFLPILADRAGLGAAAIGLAFSAGAVLGIGIAALAPALLRRIGVTAVLVGSLLLAAGPFLAAPLANDASMVAVILVVIIVLISSIGDALLGVATNVVAAAAAPAGARGSFIGITSTVRNTGKVMAPALVAILVLAIPLSFSVAMLGTLGLAALLAVPRAVRAADAPEQHPGRGSSSP; this is encoded by the coding sequence GTGCGCCCTCGGCCCGAGCTCGCGGCGGCCACGGCCGGTGCGGTCGTTCTGACGGGGGTGCAGGGCATCGTTCCCGCGCTGCCCGAACTGCAGCGAGCGCTCGGGCTCGACGACCCGGCGGTGTCGCTCGTCATGCTCGTCTACGTGCTGGCGGGGGCCGTTTCGGCGATCCCCGCGGGGGCGCTCGCTGATCGCATCGGCGCGCGTCCTGTCATGGTCGTGGCGCTCGTCGCATTCGGGCTCGTCTCGATCACGCCGGTCGTCGTACCCGAGACGTGGATGCTGGTGCTCGCGCGCACCGTGCAAGGCGCCAGCTTCGGCGTCGTGCTGTCGCTCAGCGTCTCCGTGCTCGCTGACAGCGTCGACCGATCGCGGCAGGCTGCAGCGCAGAGCCGGCGCGTGGTCGTGATGTCGTCCACGGAAGCGGCGCTGCCCCTGGTCGCTGGCGTCCTCGTCGTCGCGGCGGGTTGGCAGAGCGCCCTGCTTCTCGGCGCGCTCGCGCTGCCTGTCGCTGCGCTCTGCTGGTGGGGACTTCCGGCAGGCGCGCCCGTTCGCCACCTCTCGGGTCGTGCCAGTTTCCACCTCGCGGTGAGGGCGGCGACGAGTCGTGACGGCCTCGGGGTGCAAGCTCTCGGTTTCGTGCGCTTCTTGCTGAAGTTCGCAGCGCTGAGTTTTCTCCCGATCCTCGCTGACCGCGCCGGACTCGGTGCCGCGGCGATCGGCCTGGCGTTCAGTGCTGGTGCGGTGCTTGGCATTGGTATTGCGGCGTTGGCGCCCGCCTTGTTGCGCCGTATCGGGGTGACCGCCGTGCTCGTGGGATCGCTGCTGCTGGCGGCGGGACCCTTCCTGGCCGCACCACTCGCGAATGATGCATCGATGGTCGCCGTCATCCTGGTCGTCATCATCGTGCTGATCTCGAGCATCGGAGACGCCCTGCTCGGTGTGGCAACCAACGTTGTCGCCGCGGCCGCGGCTCCCGCGGGAGCCCGGGGATCGTTCATCGGCATCACGTCGACGGTGCGCAACACCGGGAAGGTCATGGCGCCCGCGCTCGTCGCGATTCTCGTACTCGCGATCCCTCTCTCGTTCTCGGTCGCGATGCTGGGCACCCTCGGTCTCGCGGCACTTCTCGCTGTGCCTCGGGCCGTGCGGGCTGCTGACGCGCCGGAGCAGCATCCGGGGCGGGGTTCTTCCTCGCCGTAG
- a CDS encoding GntR family transcriptional regulator, translated as MGLVSSIHVCDTQSSRCILRDTVFDNLPRLHTRSVDVWRIPMTSQEAPADVPSSARGAGLDGLQGLASQAAVGYRSVGAMVYDVLRDAILSGVFEPGQKLRQETLAEAIGVSRVPVRSALIQLEADGLVEMHDRKGAVVRSLTVEQVTEIYQLRQLLEEHALVRSMSTMTPARCDRLRALADDSDAKEEGAGFLRAREEFYAELYDAENNPLAWELIEDLRLKVGLYVLGWRVAGAHDHSHRELVDVVVTGNLDAAKAALREHLGTVRDGVLQMIRRDGAAN; from the coding sequence GTGGGTCTTGTATCCAGTATACATGTCTGCGACACTCAGTCATCACGATGCATACTCAGGGATACGGTATTCGATAACCTGCCTAGACTGCATACCCGTAGCGTCGATGTCTGGAGGATTCCGATGACGAGCCAGGAAGCACCGGCCGACGTGCCGAGCTCCGCCCGTGGTGCGGGCCTCGACGGCCTGCAGGGCCTCGCCAGCCAAGCCGCCGTCGGCTACCGCTCCGTCGGGGCGATGGTCTACGACGTTCTTCGCGATGCCATTCTTTCGGGAGTGTTCGAGCCGGGCCAGAAGCTGCGCCAAGAGACTCTCGCCGAGGCGATCGGAGTGAGTCGTGTCCCGGTGCGTTCGGCGCTCATTCAACTTGAAGCGGACGGTCTCGTCGAGATGCACGACCGCAAGGGTGCTGTCGTGCGATCGCTCACCGTCGAGCAGGTGACCGAGATCTACCAGCTGCGGCAGCTCCTCGAAGAGCACGCTCTCGTGCGCTCGATGTCCACGATGACGCCCGCGCGCTGTGACAGACTCCGCGCGCTCGCCGACGATTCGGATGCGAAAGAAGAGGGCGCGGGCTTCCTCCGTGCCCGCGAAGAGTTCTACGCCGAGCTCTATGACGCCGAGAACAACCCACTGGCCTGGGAGCTCATTGAAGACTTGCGTCTCAAGGTCGGCCTCTATGTACTCGGCTGGCGCGTCGCCGGTGCGCACGACCACTCTCACCGCGAGCTCGTTGACGTCGTCGTGACGGGCAATCTCGACGCCGCGAAGGCGGCTCTCCGCGAGCACCTCGGCACCGTGCGCGATGGAGTGCTCCAGATGATCCGCCGCGACGGCGCCGCGAACTGA
- a CDS encoding putative F420-0 ABC transporter substrate-binding protein has protein sequence MFSRPDWDGVVAGVEPVVHLITPAHTPDGASMVYSFTTSLALRLSALAAIPVVALSGCAASTSAEPAPSDATAVTVDNCGTEVVFDSPPQRIVTVKSSTTELLLALGAGDRIVGQAFPDGPIPEQWAPAADIPVLSDSAPGQEAVLELEPDLIFAGWESVFSADSSGERDSYAALGIHTYVAPSACKDPTYQPDRMTVDELERQITELAEIIAVDPAPFLAEQRATLDAISADTRELRALWYSSGTDTPYVGAGIGNPQLILDLVGLENVAADVADTWTSMSWEAIVDANPDVIVLVDATWNSAADKIALLESNAATAELDAVQNSRYLVIPFASTEAGARTAWAAADLAQQLAEMPMD, from the coding sequence TTGTTCTCCCGTCCGGACTGGGACGGGGTGGTCGCTGGCGTCGAGCCGGTTGTGCACCTCATCACCCCTGCCCACACCCCGGATGGAGCATCCATGGTCTACTCGTTCACCACCTCTCTCGCACTCCGTCTCTCCGCGCTGGCCGCCATTCCCGTGGTCGCGCTCAGCGGGTGCGCCGCTTCGACCTCAGCCGAACCGGCGCCGAGCGACGCCACCGCGGTCACCGTTGACAACTGCGGCACCGAGGTCGTCTTCGACTCGCCGCCGCAGCGCATCGTCACCGTCAAGTCGTCAACAACCGAGCTACTGCTCGCGCTCGGTGCCGGCGATCGCATTGTGGGGCAAGCCTTCCCTGACGGCCCGATTCCGGAGCAATGGGCGCCCGCGGCCGACATTCCCGTGCTCTCCGACAGTGCTCCTGGCCAGGAGGCCGTGCTCGAGCTCGAGCCCGATCTCATTTTCGCGGGATGGGAGTCGGTGTTCAGCGCCGACAGCTCGGGCGAGCGCGACAGCTACGCAGCGCTGGGCATCCACACCTATGTCGCGCCGAGCGCCTGCAAAGACCCCACGTACCAGCCTGACCGCATGACGGTCGATGAGCTCGAGCGCCAGATCACTGAGCTCGCCGAGATCATCGCCGTCGACCCGGCACCGTTCCTCGCCGAGCAGCGGGCGACCCTCGACGCCATCTCTGCCGACACGCGCGAGCTTCGAGCCCTGTGGTACTCCTCGGGCACCGACACCCCGTACGTCGGTGCCGGCATTGGTAACCCGCAGCTGATTCTCGACCTTGTTGGTCTCGAGAATGTCGCCGCCGACGTCGCCGACACCTGGACGTCGATGAGTTGGGAAGCCATCGTCGACGCCAACCCCGACGTCATCGTGCTCGTCGACGCGACCTGGAACAGCGCCGCTGACAAGATCGCGCTGCTCGAGTCGAACGCCGCAACGGCCGAGCTCGACGCCGTGCAGAACTCGCGCTATCTCGTGATTCCTTTCGCCTCGACCGAGGCCGGAGCCCGCACCGCCTGGGCCGCAGCCGACCTCGCTCAGCAGCTCGCCGAGATGCCGATGGACTGA
- a CDS encoding putative F420-0 ABC transporter permease subunit, translating into MLALGTQPPGVAGTTGASGSRRRRITVVALLGGVVLLGALILGIVVGAADIGPAELARILLDRLTGAEPESALRSSIVWELRLPRVLTAAAVGAGLGLAGTIMQAVTRNPLADPYLLGLSSGASLGAVAVIVLGVSLLLPVAAFLGALVALAATLAIARRGGAITPVRTVLAGVAVSAMLGALTSGVIFWSATGDSYREILGWLLGTLGAADWSSAAIAGVALLVVGGALLTTSRTLDAFAFGERSAMTLGIDVPRIRLILLVATALLTGAMVSVSGAIGFVGLVMPHMVRLVVGPGHRALLPLVVVWSAAFLVLADTLARTVLDPRELPVGVVTALVGAPVFAALLARRTTIGARS; encoded by the coding sequence ATGCTCGCACTTGGTACGCAGCCCCCGGGCGTGGCCGGCACGACCGGCGCGTCGGGCAGCCGGCGACGACGCATCACCGTCGTCGCGCTGCTCGGCGGGGTGGTGCTGCTCGGTGCGCTCATCCTCGGAATCGTCGTCGGCGCGGCCGACATCGGCCCGGCCGAGCTCGCGCGTATCCTGCTCGATCGACTCACCGGCGCCGAGCCCGAGTCGGCGCTGCGGTCGAGCATCGTGTGGGAGCTGCGACTGCCGCGCGTGCTTACCGCCGCTGCCGTCGGCGCGGGGCTCGGGCTCGCCGGCACCATCATGCAGGCGGTGACGCGCAACCCTCTCGCCGACCCCTACTTGCTCGGGCTGAGCTCTGGAGCATCGCTCGGCGCCGTCGCCGTCATCGTGCTCGGAGTCAGCCTGCTGCTGCCGGTCGCCGCCTTCCTCGGCGCTCTGGTGGCGCTGGCGGCGACGCTCGCGATCGCGCGCCGCGGCGGCGCGATCACTCCGGTGCGCACAGTGCTCGCCGGCGTCGCCGTCTCCGCGATGCTCGGTGCGCTCACGAGCGGAGTCATCTTCTGGAGCGCCACCGGCGACTCGTACCGCGAGATTCTGGGCTGGCTACTGGGTACGCTGGGCGCCGCCGACTGGTCGAGCGCGGCGATCGCGGGCGTGGCGCTGCTCGTCGTCGGCGGGGCGCTGCTGACGACAAGTCGCACGCTCGACGCGTTCGCGTTCGGTGAGCGGTCGGCAATGACGCTCGGCATCGATGTGCCGCGCATCCGCCTCATCCTGCTCGTCGCCACCGCGCTGCTGACGGGAGCGATGGTCTCGGTCAGCGGCGCGATCGGCTTCGTGGGTCTCGTTATGCCGCACATGGTGCGACTCGTCGTCGGACCGGGGCATCGCGCACTCCTCCCCCTTGTCGTCGTCTGGAGCGCAGCCTTTCTGGTTCTCGCCGACACGCTCGCGCGCACGGTGCTCGACCCCCGCGAACTGCCGGTCGGCGTCGTCACGGCGCTCGTCGGCGCCCCCGTCTTCGCCGCGCTCCTCGCGCGGCGCACAACGATCGGAGCTCGATCATGA
- a CDS encoding ABC transporter ATP-binding protein, producing MTWFPSRSSAPQADPADAGLRARSVSVAAGSTMLVDDIDLEAAAGTVTAVVGPNGAGKSSVLAALARLHGTGVVELGGDDLSTMTRRRRAQLVAMVQQSTETDIELTVRDAIALGRTPHVGAWGDDSESGIVDESLDAVGMTAFADRALLSLSGGERQRVALGMALAQRPRLLIVDEPSNHLDIAAQLSIMSLLRRLASEGVTVVVALHDLALALEFSDNALVLSRGLRIAHGRTLDILSDELISTVYGVDARILVDAATGRRAISFGARRESPSVAPASQRQESRAASPAR from the coding sequence ATGACCTGGTTCCCGTCTCGTTCTTCCGCGCCGCAGGCCGATCCTGCCGACGCCGGACTGCGGGCCCGATCGGTGAGCGTTGCCGCGGGGAGCACGATGCTCGTCGACGACATCGACCTCGAGGCCGCAGCCGGCACCGTCACGGCCGTCGTGGGCCCCAACGGCGCCGGCAAGTCGAGCGTCCTCGCGGCGCTCGCGCGGCTGCACGGCACCGGCGTCGTCGAACTGGGCGGCGACGACCTCTCGACGATGACTCGCCGACGTCGCGCTCAGCTCGTGGCGATGGTGCAGCAGTCGACCGAGACCGACATCGAGCTCACGGTGCGAGATGCCATCGCGCTCGGCCGCACTCCCCACGTCGGTGCCTGGGGTGACGACAGCGAGAGCGGCATCGTGGACGAGTCCCTCGACGCCGTGGGGATGACGGCTTTCGCCGACCGCGCTCTGCTGTCGCTCTCCGGCGGCGAACGTCAGCGGGTAGCGCTGGGCATGGCCCTCGCGCAGCGGCCGCGTCTGCTCATCGTCGATGAGCCCTCGAACCACCTCGACATCGCCGCACAACTGAGCATCATGAGCCTGCTGCGACGATTGGCCTCAGAGGGCGTGACCGTGGTCGTCGCGCTTCACGATCTCGCGCTTGCTCTCGAGTTCAGCGATAACGCCCTCGTGCTGTCGCGGGGTCTGCGCATCGCGCACGGCCGCACGCTCGACATCCTCAGCGATGAACTCATCAGCACGGTCTACGGCGTCGACGCGCGCATTCTCGTCGATGCCGCAACCGGCCGCCGCGCCATCAGTTTCGGCGCACGCCGTGAATCACCGAGCGTGGCCCCCGCGTCGCAACGTCAGGAGTCGCGCGCCGCGAGCCCGGCGCGGTAG